A genomic segment from Nitrosopumilus sp. K4 encodes:
- a CDS encoding proline dehydrogenase family protein: protein MVDATKMMEKFLFKFAKQWIAGDTIDDALKSAKEAYENGRHAIVNKLGEYHKTREPIEKTITEYEKIISSFRKWKVRGAISVKPTQVGMSINGKTCLESFERLIDSASKSHVFVWIDMESSDHTDDTIQLYYDLFSRYERLGVAIQANLKRSVDDVKDLIRHGAKIRIVKGAYRENGKIAYKTRDEVDQNFLKIMRLLFKDANEFGVATHDSKLIDEAISLSKKYQKKFEFQLLKGVRDELKPELVNQGFIVSDYIPYGTNWLPYSIRRLQERKRNILLLGSSFIQSHKV, encoded by the coding sequence ATGGTGGATGCAACAAAGATGATGGAGAAATTTCTATTCAAATTTGCAAAACAATGGATTGCAGGAGACACAATTGATGATGCGTTAAAATCTGCAAAAGAGGCATACGAAAATGGCAGACATGCAATAGTCAACAAGCTTGGAGAGTATCACAAGACAAGAGAACCCATAGAAAAAACCATCACAGAGTATGAGAAGATAATTTCATCATTTAGAAAGTGGAAAGTCAGAGGGGCAATATCTGTAAAACCCACACAGGTTGGAATGTCAATTAATGGAAAAACATGTCTAGAAAGTTTTGAGAGACTGATTGATTCGGCTTCAAAATCCCATGTATTTGTATGGATTGACATGGAGTCATCAGATCATACAGATGACACAATTCAGCTTTACTACGACTTGTTTTCAAGATATGAAAGGCTAGGTGTTGCGATTCAGGCCAATCTAAAGCGCAGTGTTGATGATGTAAAAGATCTCATAAGACATGGAGCAAAAATCAGAATCGTCAAGGGCGCATACAGAGAAAATGGCAAAATAGCATACAAGACAAGAGACGAAGTAGATCAAAATTTTTTGAAAATCATGAGACTTTTGTTTAAAGATGCAAATGAGTTTGGCGTTGCTACTCATGACTCAAAACTAATCGACGAGGCCATTTCATTATCAAAAAAATACCAGAAAAAATTTGAATTTCAGTTGCTAAAAGGAGTAAGAGACGAACTAAAACCAGAACTTGTGAATCAAGGGTTCATAGTATCAGATTACATCCCATATGGAACAAACTGGCTCCCATATTCAATCAGGAGGTTGCAGGAAAGAAAGAGAAACATACTGCTTTTGGGAAGTTCGTTTATTCAATCGCACAAGGTTTGA